Part of the Virgibacillus natechei genome is shown below.
CTTGCCCATGACCGCTTGCCTCAAAACCTACCGCATCAATTGCACAATCCACTTCCGGTTCTCCTAATACTTGCTCGATTTGTTCCTCAAGATTAGCATGCTCTCTTAAGTTTACCGTTTCACAGCCAAAGCTTCTCGCCTGTGCTAACCTTTCTTCGATTAAATCTCCTACAATTACAACGGAAGCTCCCAGTAATTGTGCCGAGTGCGCAGCAGCCAAACCAACGGGACCAGCCCCCGCAACATAAACAGTTGAACCTGGTTTTACGCCTGCACTTACCGCTCCATGATATCCAGTTGGAAAAATATCAGAAAGCATGGTTAAATCAAGAATCTTTTCCATAGCCTGATCTTTATCCGGAAACTTCAAAAGTTGAAAATCAGCATATGGAACCATAACGTATTCGGATTGACCACCAACCCATCCGCCCATATCAACATAACCGTACGCTGAACCAGGGCGATCTGGATTTACATTTTGGCAAATATGTGTATCCTGTTGCTTACAGTTCCTACAACGTCCACAAGCAATATTAAACGGAACCGATACAAGATCACCCTTCTTCATAAATTCAACATCACGACCCACTTCCACAACCTCACCCGTTATTTCATGACCGAGAACTAACCCGCTCGGTGCGGTTGTCCTTCCTCTGACCATATGCTGATCACTGCCACAGATATTCGTTGTTACAACCTTTACAATAACCCCATGATTACATTTTCTGCCTACATTCAGTGGGTTGACACCAGGCCCATCCCTCAAAATTAAATCCGGATACGAAATATCCTGTATTTCCACTTCCCCTGGCTTGACATAAACTACCCCACGATTACTTGCCAAACGACCACTCCTTTTAAAATATAATAGATAAAAAGATGTATATCATGTTAGCACTATCAACTTAAATTATACCAGTATATTCAGAATAGTCAATAATAAGTTCAGTGCCTGTCACTTCCCGGTTTTTGTCGAATTATATTAGTGTGAAATCGTGCTATATGTGCTCCCTCTTTGATCTAAAACAATTAAAAATACGCCCTCCCGTTTACGAAGGACGTACTACTTCCATATTCGTCTGTTCCTGTTTGGTCTTTCTAGCCATTTTAACGAGTAAATAAACGATTGGTGTATCAACCAAAGCAACAATCAGTTTAAATACATACTGGGTTGCAACCATACCTAGGAGAACAGTAAACGGCACCGTTCCCCAGAATGCAATCGTGATGAAAATGGTTGTATCAACGAGTTGACTGGTCATTGTTGACACATTATTACGCAGCCATAGCTTATTTTTCCCGTGCTTTGCTTTTAAGCGTTGAAATAGGCTGACATCCAGATGTTGACTGGCAATATACGACAACAGGCTCGCAAGCATGACTCGGAAACTTCCACCTAGAATGGTTTCAAATTCTGCTTGAGAACCAAAAGCAGGTGCTGCAGGCAGTTCTATGGCAATAAATATAAAAATCATTACGATAACCTGTGTAAAAAATCCTGCTTGAACCGTTTTGCGCGCCGCGTTTTTTCCGTACACTTCTCCAATTACATCTGTAATGATAAAAGTTACGACATACACGATTACTGCTGCCGGTAAAATAAATTCACCAATACTAAACAATTTTACACCTAAAATATTGGACACGATTAACAGTCCAACAAATAGCGCATTTAAATAAATAAACATATATCGATCATCTCCTACTTAGAGAAAATCAAAGCCAACCCTCTAATCCATTTTAGCGATTATCTACTTTTTCTGGATACATATCGTGATTCATCATGCGGTGTTCGGCCATTTGCTCATATTTCGTATCAGCTTTCCCATAATTACAATAAGGATCGATTGAAATACCACCACGTGGCGTGAATTTGCCCCATACTTCAATATACCGTGGCTCCATCAATTCAATTAGGTCATTCATAATGATATTCATACTATCCTCATGGAAGCCACCATGATTTCTGAAACTAAACATATATAGCTTCAATGCCTTACTTTCCACCATTTTCTCATCTGGAATATAACTTAAATATACGGTAGCAAAATCTGGCTGACCCGTTATCGGACATAAGGTAGTAAATTCTGGGCAGTTAAATTTTACAAAAAAGTCCCTGTTTGAGTAATTGTTATCAACTGTCTCTAGCACTTCAGGCTTGTAATCAAAATTGTATTCTACTCCCTGATTTCCCAGTAGTGTTAACCCTGAAAGATCTTGTTCCTTCATCCTAATAACCTCCCTTATTTTTAAGAATAATAAAAAACCATGAACCTCTACTAAGGCACATGGCAGTATAATCGCGTCATCTGTCTTAGTTTTTTATAGAGGGTTAAAAGCTAAGAACCTCTCCCTATTCACCTAAATGATTATATATTCGAAAGGCAGAAATGTCAATTAGGTGCCTGTCACTTCCCGTAATTTGTCAAACATTGTCAACTCAAAGAGGGAGACTTCATCCAGTCACCCTCCTTCAATGTTCCTTTAATCTTCGATGGTCATTGTCCATTCATGCACTTCTAAATCCCTTGCATTAGAGGTGACATACGGATCTTGCTTAGCCATATTTTCAGCTTCTTCCAGACTTTCTGCTTTGTAAATGATCAATCCACCTGAACCATCTGAAAAGCGCCCTTTAGCAAAAATATTTCCCTCTTTTGCTTTTGTTTCTAAGTACGCAAGGTGATCAGCACGATATTCCTTGCTTTTCTCCTCATCTTTCATCGGCAATAAAACAGCAAAATATTTCATTTTCTATAACTCCTTCCCACTTTATTCTAACCCATAAAAAGTAAGTAAGAAACTACAACGTAACCAGCTATCGTTATAAGCGATGGTATCAAATAAGAGCTTTGGGACATGGAGCGATTTCGCATTAACGACCAGATAAGCACAATCGATAATATTGAAATACCTATTGCCGTTACCCGATTGTTTACAGATACATCTGCTAAGATAGATCCCCCTTGATAAACGGAATCAGATATTGCAATA
Proteins encoded:
- the fdhA gene encoding formaldehyde dehydrogenase, glutathione-independent; amino-acid sequence: MASNRGVVYVKPGEVEIQDISYPDLILRDGPGVNPLNVGRKCNHGVIVKVVTTNICGSDQHMVRGRTTAPSGLVLGHEITGEVVEVGRDVEFMKKGDLVSVPFNIACGRCRNCKQQDTHICQNVNPDRPGSAYGYVDMGGWVGGQSEYVMVPYADFQLLKFPDKDQAMEKILDLTMLSDIFPTGYHGAVSAGVKPGSTVYVAGAGPVGLAAAHSAQLLGASVVIVGDLIEERLAQARSFGCETVNLREHANLEEQIEQVLGEPEVDCAIDAVGFEASGHGQDAGEAPATVLNSVMGITRAGGRLGIPGLYVTGDPGAEDKDAQEGTLKIRFGLGFAKAHTFVTGQTPVMKYHRDLMQSILSGNAQIAKAVNATLISLEDAPASYKAFDGGASKKFVIDPHGMVGTN
- a CDS encoding queuosine precursor transporter, with translation MFIYLNALFVGLLIVSNILGVKLFSIGEFILPAAVIVYVVTFIITDVIGEVYGKNAARKTVQAGFFTQVIVMIFIFIAIELPAAPAFGSQAEFETILGGSFRVMLASLLSYIASQHLDVSLFQRLKAKHGKNKLWLRNNVSTMTSQLVDTTIFITIAFWGTVPFTVLLGMVATQYVFKLIVALVDTPIVYLLVKMARKTKQEQTNMEVVRPS
- the queF gene encoding preQ(1) synthase gives rise to the protein MKEQDLSGLTLLGNQGVEYNFDYKPEVLETVDNNYSNRDFFVKFNCPEFTTLCPITGQPDFATVYLSYIPDEKMVESKALKLYMFSFRNHGGFHEDSMNIIMNDLIELMEPRYIEVWGKFTPRGGISIDPYCNYGKADTKYEQMAEHRMMNHDMYPEKVDNR
- a CDS encoding YciI family protein: MKYFAVLLPMKDEEKSKEYRADHLAYLETKAKEGNIFAKGRFSDGSGGLIIYKAESLEEAENMAKQDPYVTSNARDLEVHEWTMTIED